TGAGCTTGGTGTTTCATCATGCATCAAGAGCATCCTTGAAGGCGCTGACGTCACTCATCCTATTCCAGTTGAAGAAGAGGTGCTAAATGTCAATTCATCATCACATGGAGAATGAGCATTTCTCAATGGCTCCTCAATAGCTGCAGGCAGTGAGAGGTGAGCAGGGCCCCACAACGTCATATTCTGGCCCAGTGTCTATTCAGGCACCTCTTCTCACTACATGGCCACCTTTAACATGGTCACCTTCGGGCCACTTGTCACCCTCCAAATtccttccattttattttaaaagcaatttccTAACcctgttttcaaataattttccgacttccaaattctcaaataattttaactcttctatttttcatccttagcattttttttaggttCCCGAAGATCCgttttccaataaaattcaTTGCCATTTTCTACGGCATGCACTTTTCACAACTTCcatgattttgaaatattttaaaataagcaaagatTAAATcacgtaattccgaataatggtcttattagaaataattcatgcaaaataaaatgggctttggtgggggccctacatacttgattttataattgattaattgattgattgattgatcgattaaattgtcatgcatgattgattttattctgctctatgacatgctcgaaattattctttaatgtGCACTAACCTTACTTCTTGATAGCGCCTTATGGTTCGTCACCCAAGTACGCATCTATTCCCATTCTGGTATTTCTATAtgcatattttgattctcacgtgtgcatgatcactctgtgtattcattgatttacgcATCAATTGCCatatcaacttcattttattagtagagacccgactttagggacttagaggggtactatggtttttaccgtaccttcccagtaagtaacctgacccccgaacccgatccggtttttcacagaccacattttccaaaataaagagtcacacttagagtttttctttcttattttgtttaccctttaaaaataaaacaaaaataagtggcgactccaagtcatttttcaaacaatgaataaaatcaatttttcaaataaaaatcgagctcgccatcgagtggaaaacgcataaGCCGAAATGAGGGGtctacaattatatatatagtaaagattaataaatttttataaataaattaatttgatttactttaagaattttttatcttttatataataattaaatataaaatataaaatttaattttaattaaaattataatatttaaaaaattatcataaatatatcattattaactaaatttttatattattaattatattcaaaataaaaaaaatagatcatAAGTTTCCAAGTATAACACATTATTGTttgatatcataaattttattttcgtaAAATCCAATCATTGATATTTaccaatttatgatattttaataggataatttactatttattgaaatcaaacatattataaagtaatattttgtttaaaaaaattaaaactaatgcaaaaaaattttcaaaatggaacattttttatttttaatgaaatgtgaatgtaaaaattatttataaatttataacatcaagttaattaaagaaaatacccaacttaaaaaaaaaaaatacaacaataACAActtccaaacaagttttttagttttatttattgttaaaagttatttttattaactcaatcaaacatgtttttctttgtttttgagaataaaaattattttttagaatttaattttcaaacataattttatttatgagcacatcaaaaaattatttttaaaaactgatttCAAAAACACTTCCCAAGCTTTTAGAAGTGTACGGGCTTCTACTCTTGCATGTATTCTGTTGGTTTTCTCTTATTAGAACTCCATTGAGGTTCAATTATAAACTGACTGATCACTTTATTTGAAAACGTGGAAGCATCTTACACAAACACGTATGTTTCACAAAAGcagaaaaaacaaggaaaaagacGAGCTTAGACAAGTAGAGAAAGATTTGTTGCATTGGAAATGCTCTTCAATATAGTCCAAGCATTTCCTGGTAGCGCTTTATGAAACTTCTCCTGAGCCTTCATGATGCCGTACGCCTCCACCCGCGTATTGAGGTGGCGAGGCAGATCTTCTCCCGATCTTCTCCTTCTATCCGAGAAAGCTCATCCCTTAACTCAGGAGACAAATCATACAACATTAGGTACTGCAAACTTTTTCGTTGCAGCAATCCATGGGAAAGCCTTTTCATTTTAGGGCAAGTATCAATTACTAAATTCTTCAGATAAGGCATTGCCCCTTCCTCCACAATcaattcttttaattctttcaaattCCAGAGCTCAAGGGTTTCGAGTTGCTGGAATCCTTCAGAAGCACAGACCATCTTCTTTACCATAGAGAAACCAAAGGATAATGTGAGAAATCTCAAGTTTGGCAGCTTCTCTAGGGTCACCATTGGGTCTTGCTCTATATTCCAACATTCCAATTCCAAGGAGATGAGGTTTGGAGGGTAGAATTCAATTTCATCAGGGAACCTTTCGAGCCTTCCTCTTAAACTTAGATGGTAAAGGTAGGTGTGGTCTGAGAAAGGCATGAGGTGCGGCAAGGTTAACATTTCCGCTCCTAAAGTAGACAAACATAAGGATCGAAGAGCAGTTAGCTTTTTTACTGACTCGGAAAATCCATGGTTCTTTGTTTGTGCGATTTTGGTCCATTCAATTGTCAGTTCTCTAAGCTCAACTAATTTTCCCAAGCCTTCACCACAGCACCAACTGCCTGCTCTTAAACCTAACGATTGGAGGTTTGTTAGGTGGCCAACACTCAAAGGACCATTCCTGCACTTATCTATCACTGACTGGCTTGAAACCACATCACGACCGTATAGATGTCTCAAATGGTGCAATTTCCAAATGGGGGAAGgaattatttcaattaaagtGCTTCGAAAGTCTAGGGTTTGTAGATTTGTAAGACGACCTATGGACGATGGAAGCCTTTTTATGCGGGTTCTCCTTAAGCACAGGTACTTAAGGTGGATAAGTTCTCCTATGCCTTCTGGGATGGTATTGATAGTCATGCCTTCTAGGTCCAGTACAGTGAGCAATTTGACACGCCTGTGTAAAGatctcaaaatgtttttttggaAGCATAcagaaaaacaaatgaaagatCGGAGACTACGTGAAGTATGCAAGTGTTTAGAATTAGTCTTCTTACCTTGATGAATGGTTAGTCGACGAACACTCACAGGGGATGTAGAAGCAATGCTTTCATATCCCTCAAAAAAATTTGTATCTTTGGCCTCAGAAATGGCAAGGTCTCGAAGCAGATCGTGCATGCGACAGGACATCACTCTTCCATCGAAACTCCTGCCAGCCACTTGAATCATGCTTCTATGTACCAATTCCTGTAAGTGATCTTCCGCGACGTCTTCCGCTATTTCTTCTCCCCTTCTTTGTATAAACCCTTCTGCAACCCACAAGTGGATCAACTTATCTGTCCTGATTTCTGAGTCTTCTGGGAAAAGACCACAGTAAAGGAAACAGGACTTCAAGTAATACGGCATATCATTGTAGCTTAAAGCAAGGACCCCCAAACATGAGTCTGGACCTTGATTTAGGTGCCAAGTTAGGCTGTCCAGTACTTTTTGCCAGGAGAGCggtgtcttttcttttcttgatagaAGGCCTCCCAAGACCACAATTGCAAGGGGCAAACCCCCACAATTTGCTACAATTTTCTTTCCCAACTCTTCCAATTCTCTGGGGCAAACAGCATTTGCACTCCCAGCCAGaaaaattttcttgagaaagAGCTCCCAGCTCTCTTCTTCAGTCAGAAAAGAAAGTTCATGGGGAATGGCTTGTGGATCAGCATAAAAACCAATCTCTTTATTGCGTGAGGTGATCAACACCCTGCTGCCATTCACCGAGTCAGGAAAATACAAGCCCAGCCTATCCCAAGCTTCATTTCTCCACATATCGTCCATAACTATCAAGTACTTCTTGGTAGTCAGGTAATCACGAAGCCTATTCCCCAACTCGCTCTCGTCCATTTTACTCCTTTCCTCTTCGGAGAGAATCCTAACACAAACAGCAACGCCTAGCAAAAGCTCCCTGATTGTATACTCTTGAGAGACATAAATCCAAGCATGA
The sequence above is drawn from the Vitis riparia cultivar Riparia Gloire de Montpellier isolate 1030 chromosome 15, EGFV_Vit.rip_1.0, whole genome shotgun sequence genome and encodes:
- the LOC117931983 gene encoding putative disease resistance protein At1g50180; translation: MAESIVTVFLEKLTDLLSQEAFLLSRVEEQVKLLSSELEWMRLFLKDADAKRRYDPRIKLWVSQIRDVTYDAEDVIDRFMFEMNHQQQGSLKCLKFLKLRFVHKLESQIREINIKIEKIMANKSRYGVETLPAASSSNEAVPHKEKRAPIVEVNVVGIQEDAKSVKQNLLNGEMRRAVVSIVGMGGLGKTTLAKKVYNDNDVRQCFDCHAWIYVSQEYTIRELLLGVAVCVRILSEEERSKMDESELGNRLRDYLTTKKYLIVMDDMWRNEAWDRLGLYFPDSVNGSRVLITSRNKEIGFYADPQAIPHELSFLTEEESWELFLKKIFLAGSANAVCPRELEELGKKIVANCGGLPLAIVVLGGLLSRKEKTPLSWQKVLDSLTWHLNQGPDSCLGVLALSYNDMPYYLKSCFLYCGLFPEDSEIRTDKLIHLWVAEGFIQRRGEEIAEDVAEDHLQELVHRSMIQVAGRSFDGRVMSCRMHDLLRDLAISEAKDTNFFEGYESIASTSPVSVRRLTIHQGAEMLTLPHLMPFSDHTYLYHLSLRGRLERFPDEIEFYPPNLISLELECWNIEQDPMVTLEKLPNLRFLTLSFGFSMVKKMVCASEGFQQLETLELWNLKELKELIVEEGAMPYLKNLVIDTCPKMKRLSHGLLQRKSLQYLMLYDLSPELRDELSRIEGEDREKICLATSIRGWRRTAS